From a region of the Thiorhodovibrio winogradskyi genome:
- a CDS encoding putative bifunctional diguanylate cyclase/phosphodiesterase, translating to MASNPLLSYTILVVDDEPTNTKVLDKILSKAGYTSVVATNDSRETLALVQRHRPGVVLLDLNMPHISGFGVLDQLRGELEDDCPPVVILTAQSDQSSRLQALQSGARDFLTKPFDRAELLVRIENMLALRRAEEERLRFYSQYDNLTGLPNRDYSIRLLDDNLTNRQDEPIAVLLLALQRFDRINQSLGHEAGDRFLCAFKDRILKMFPQRQTIIGRIEGARFLVVMLGLEAAHLGNLADRLQHLLDDLYLPLQIDDVEFRPAAHIGASIFPKDGRSARELLASADSALTRARNQADLAYAFADASTDAQVREQIQLETELHRALEREEFFLVFQPQVALTDGCIVGLEALLRWNHPSRGVVPPGQFIPLLEETGLIIPAGEWIIDQACAQARTWLDTLPGQSSLRIAINLSPRQFQSNNLLEQIKNAITRYSIPPQQLELEVTESLLIEDFPGTHQLLSQLDTIGVRIALDDFGTGYSALTYLQAFPFHAMKVDRSFVSTVGGSRKSEALLKTIVQIGKSLELEVIAEGIETKAQFDFLRKHDCDLGQGFGLARPQPVGEVEALLAKSHIRTLLGDE from the coding sequence ATGGCATCGAATCCACTCCTGTCCTATACCATCCTGGTGGTCGACGACGAGCCGACCAACACCAAGGTGCTCGACAAAATCCTGTCGAAAGCAGGCTATACCTCCGTGGTCGCCACCAACGACTCGCGCGAGACCCTCGCGCTGGTGCAACGCCATCGCCCCGGGGTGGTCTTGCTCGACCTCAACATGCCACACATCAGCGGTTTCGGCGTGCTCGATCAACTCAGAGGCGAACTTGAGGACGACTGCCCGCCCGTGGTCATACTGACAGCGCAAAGCGATCAGTCCTCGCGTTTGCAAGCCCTGCAAAGCGGTGCGCGCGACTTCTTGACCAAACCCTTCGACCGAGCCGAGCTGCTGGTGCGCATCGAAAACATGCTGGCACTGCGTCGGGCCGAGGAAGAACGGCTGCGCTTTTACTCGCAGTACGACAACCTCACCGGACTGCCCAACCGCGACTACAGCATCCGCTTGCTCGACGATAACCTGACCAACCGCCAAGATGAGCCCATCGCGGTACTGCTGCTGGCACTGCAACGCTTTGACCGCATAAACCAAAGCCTGGGTCACGAGGCCGGCGACCGCTTCCTGTGCGCCTTCAAGGATCGCATCCTCAAGATGTTCCCCCAGCGTCAGACCATTATCGGGCGCATTGAGGGGGCTCGCTTCCTGGTGGTGATGCTGGGGCTGGAGGCCGCGCATCTGGGCAACCTAGCTGATCGCCTGCAGCATTTGCTCGATGACCTCTATTTGCCGCTGCAAATTGACGATGTGGAATTTCGACCCGCGGCGCATATTGGCGCCTCCATCTTTCCGAAAGACGGCCGCAGCGCGCGCGAACTGCTCGCCAGCGCCGACTCGGCCCTCACCCGCGCGCGCAATCAGGCCGATTTGGCCTATGCCTTCGCCGATGCGTCCACGGACGCGCAGGTCCGCGAGCAAATTCAACTCGAAACCGAACTCCACCGCGCACTCGAGCGCGAAGAGTTTTTTCTGGTATTCCAGCCGCAGGTCGCCCTCACCGATGGCTGCATCGTCGGACTTGAAGCGCTGTTGCGATGGAATCACCCAAGCCGCGGCGTGGTTCCGCCAGGCCAGTTCATCCCCTTGCTCGAGGAAACCGGGCTGATTATCCCGGCGGGGGAATGGATCATTGATCAAGCCTGCGCTCAGGCGCGCACCTGGCTCGATACCCTGCCAGGCCAATCCTCGCTGCGCATTGCCATTAACCTCTCGCCCCGGCAGTTCCAGAGCAACAATTTGCTCGAGCAGATCAAAAATGCCATCACACGCTATAGTATTCCGCCGCAACAGCTTGAGCTGGAGGTGACCGAGAGCCTGCTGATCGAGGATTTCCCAGGCACCCACCAACTCCTGAGCCAGCTTGACACAATCGGCGTTCGTATCGCCCTGGATGACTTCGGCACTGGCTACAGTGCGCTGACCTACCTGCAGGCCTTCCCCTTCCATGCGATGAAGGTCGACCGCTCCTTTGTCAGCACCGTTGGTGGGTCGCGCAAGTCAGAGGCGCTGCTGAAAACCATTGTACAAATCGGCAAAAGCCTGGAACTGGAAGTGATTGCCGAGGGCATAGAAACCAAAGCCCAGTTCGACTTTTTGCGCAAACACGACTGTGATCTTGGACAGGGTTTTGGACTTGCCCGACCGCAGCCGGTGGGCGAGGTGGAGGCCCTGCTCGCCAAAAGCCATATCCGCACACTACTCGGTGATGAGTGA
- a CDS encoding SpoVR family protein, giving the protein MSTAEPATGPATGPETDDPVNDPAAAREEKTRQDEPKGSASQNQFISTSSEWSFPLLERFDREIGKIAHHEFGLDTYANQIEVISSEQMIDAYSSVGLPINYNHWSFGKQFVATEQTYRRGQMGLAYEIVINSDPCIAYLMEENTLPMQALVIAHACYGHNSFFKGNYLFRTWTNADAIIDYLVFARAYIAECEERHGQEEVELLLDSCHALMNYGVDRYKRPAPLSMAEEKKRQHEREAYLQTQVNDLWRTLPVAPDSATEEEEQRFPSEPQENLLYFIEKNAPLLEPWQREMVRIVRKIGQYFYPQRQTQVMNEGWATFWHYTLLNRLYEKGLVNDGFMIEILQSHTNVIYQPPFDSRYYSGINPYALGFAMMRDIRRICEEPTDEDRYWFPDFVNQDWIKVLDFAMRNFKDESFVAQYLSPHLMREFRLFAVRDDDREEALEITAIHEEAGYRALRKSLADQYNLGSREPNIQVYKVDTRGDRSLTLRHYRYNRRPLGDGATEVLRHIRRLWGFDVRLEAVEENGHAHLIAEA; this is encoded by the coding sequence ATGAGCACTGCAGAGCCAGCGACTGGACCAGCAACTGGGCCAGAGACCGATGATCCGGTGAATGATCCGGCGGCGGCCAGGGAAGAGAAGACCCGACAAGACGAGCCCAAAGGCTCCGCGAGCCAGAACCAATTCATCTCAACGTCATCGGAATGGAGTTTCCCACTGCTCGAGCGTTTTGATCGCGAGATCGGCAAGATCGCGCATCATGAATTCGGCCTCGATACCTACGCCAATCAGATCGAGGTGATTTCCTCCGAGCAGATGATCGACGCCTACTCATCGGTCGGGCTACCCATTAATTACAACCATTGGTCCTTCGGCAAGCAGTTTGTCGCCACCGAACAGACTTACAGACGCGGGCAGATGGGTCTGGCCTATGAAATCGTGATCAACTCCGATCCCTGCATTGCTTACCTCATGGAGGAAAATACCCTGCCAATGCAGGCCTTGGTGATCGCGCATGCCTGCTATGGCCACAATAGTTTCTTCAAAGGGAATTATCTGTTTCGCACCTGGACCAATGCCGATGCCATTATCGACTATCTAGTCTTTGCCAGGGCTTACATCGCGGAATGCGAAGAACGCCATGGCCAGGAAGAGGTCGAATTGCTGCTTGACTCCTGTCATGCACTGATGAACTATGGAGTGGATCGCTACAAGCGCCCAGCGCCACTGTCAATGGCGGAAGAGAAAAAGCGTCAGCACGAACGCGAGGCCTATTTGCAGACGCAGGTGAACGATCTGTGGCGAACCCTGCCAGTGGCACCTGACTCGGCAACCGAGGAGGAAGAACAGCGCTTTCCCTCCGAGCCACAAGAGAATCTCCTCTACTTCATCGAGAAAAACGCCCCACTGCTCGAGCCCTGGCAACGCGAAATGGTGCGCATTGTGCGCAAAATTGGACAGTATTTTTATCCTCAACGCCAGACTCAGGTCATGAATGAGGGCTGGGCCACCTTCTGGCACTATACCCTGCTCAATCGGTTGTATGAAAAGGGTCTGGTCAACGATGGCTTCATGATCGAAATTCTGCAGTCGCACACCAATGTGATCTACCAGCCGCCCTTTGACTCGCGTTATTATTCCGGCATCAATCCCTATGCCTTGGGCTTTGCGATGATGCGCGACATCCGCCGCATCTGCGAGGAGCCAACCGATGAGGACCGCTACTGGTTTCCGGATTTTGTCAATCAGGACTGGATCAAGGTACTCGACTTTGCCATGCGCAACTTCAAAGACGAGAGCTTTGTCGCCCAGTACCTCTCACCGCATTTGATGCGCGAGTTCCGCCTGTTCGCGGTGCGCGACGATGACCGCGAGGAAGCACTCGAAATCACCGCCATTCACGAGGAAGCCGGCTACCGGGCGCTGCGCAAGTCACTGGCTGATCAGTACAATCTCGGCAGCCGCGAGCCTAATATTCAGGTTTACAAAGTCGACACACGCGGCGACCGCTCACTGACACTGCGCCACTATCGCTACAACCGCCGGCCACTCGGTGATGGCGCCACCGAGGTGCTACGCCATATCCGCCGACTGTGGGGATTTGATGTGCGCCTTGAAGCGGTCGAGGAAAACGGTCACGCTCATCTGATCGCCGAGGCCTGA
- a CDS encoding YeaH/YhbH family protein: MSHFIDRRSSSKNKSAVNRQRFLKRYKSQLKRAVSDAVNRRSITDMDAGEKVGIPSRDLSEPVFHHGPGGQREQIHPGNKEFAAGDRVPRPEGSAGGQGSGRASRDGQGEDDFIFELSREEFMDLLFDDLELPNLVRNQLLGTTEFKTIRAGYTTSGAPSNIDVVRSLKGAIARRTALGAPHRARLRELELELEALLAAGATETDPRVAALREEIERLKARIAALPFIDTFDLRYQSFTREPQPSSKAVMLCIMDVSGSMDQMRKNLAKRFFILLYLFLQRNYDKIEVVFIRHHTVAQEVDEQEFFYSRETGGTVVSSALSLAHDILSERYDSSQWNIYAAQASDGDNWDSDSSICRDLLIDQLMPLMRYFAYIEITPRQHQSLWYAYEDVKAAHPHFAMEEIGGAEDIFPVFRELFKKQEA, translated from the coding sequence ATGTCGCATTTTATCGACCGTCGCAGTTCCTCGAAAAACAAGAGCGCCGTCAATCGTCAGCGTTTTCTCAAGCGCTACAAGTCGCAGCTCAAGCGTGCTGTCTCTGATGCGGTGAATCGTCGCAGCATCACCGACATGGACGCCGGCGAGAAGGTTGGCATTCCATCAAGGGATCTGTCCGAGCCGGTGTTCCATCACGGCCCGGGCGGACAGCGCGAGCAAATTCATCCTGGCAACAAGGAGTTTGCCGCCGGCGACCGGGTTCCGCGACCGGAAGGTAGCGCGGGCGGGCAGGGCTCGGGCCGGGCAAGTCGGGACGGACAGGGCGAGGATGATTTTATCTTTGAACTCTCGCGCGAAGAGTTCATGGATCTGTTGTTCGACGACCTGGAATTGCCCAACCTGGTGCGCAACCAACTGCTCGGCACCACCGAATTCAAAACTATCCGTGCCGGCTACACCACCAGCGGCGCACCAAGCAATATCGACGTGGTGCGCTCGCTCAAAGGCGCCATTGCCCGGCGCACCGCGCTCGGCGCCCCCCATCGCGCACGCCTGCGCGAGCTGGAACTTGAACTGGAGGCACTGCTTGCCGCCGGCGCCACCGAAACCGACCCGCGAGTGGCGGCGCTACGCGAGGAGATCGAGCGGCTGAAGGCCCGCATCGCCGCGCTGCCCTTTATCGATACCTTCGACCTGCGTTATCAATCCTTCACCCGCGAGCCGCAACCGAGCAGCAAAGCGGTGATGCTTTGCATCATGGATGTGTCGGGCTCCATGGACCAGATGCGCAAGAATCTGGCAAAACGCTTTTTCATCCTGTTGTATCTTTTTCTGCAGCGCAATTATGACAAAATCGAGGTGGTCTTTATCCGCCACCACACAGTTGCGCAGGAGGTGGACGAGCAGGAGTTTTTTTACTCGCGCGAAACCGGCGGGACAGTGGTCAGCAGTGCGCTGAGCCTGGCACATGACATCCTCAGCGAGCGCTATGACTCAAGTCAGTGGAACATCTATGCCGCCCAAGCCTCGGACGGCGATAACTGGGACTCGGATTCCAGCATCTGCCGCGACCTGCTGATCGATCAACTCATGCCGCTGATGCGCTACTTTGCCTATATTGAAATCACACCGCGTCAGCATCAGAGCCTCTGGTATGCCTACGAGGATGTGAAAGCGGCCCATCCACATTTCGCGATGGAAGAAATTGGCGGTGCCGAGGATATTTTTCCGGTCTTCCGCGAGTTGTTCAAAAAGCAGGAGGCCTGA
- a CDS encoding PrkA family serine protein kinase, with amino-acid sequence MSIFERYRARYESSREEEMALNEYLELCQRDPLAYAGAPERLLSAIGEPELVDTHDDLRLSRIFQNKVIRRYPAFRDFYGMEESIEQLVSYLKHAAQGLEERKQILYLLGPVGGGKSSLAEKLKELMEQVPFYAIKGSPVFESPLSLFSPEEDGPILEEDYGIPTRYLRTIMSPWAVKRLQEYNGDITRFKVVKLFPSILEQVAIAKTEPGDENNQDISSLVGKVDIRKLEHFAQNDADAYAYSGALCRANQGLMEFVEMFKAPIKVLHPLLTATQEGNYNPTEGLSALPFQGIILAHSNESEWQSFRNNKNNEAFLDRVYIVKVPYCLRVTEEKQIYQKLLHSSSLNQAPCAPGTLEMMSRFSVLTRMKEPENSSIFSKMRVYDGENLKDTDPKAKSVQEYRDYAGVDEGMSGISTRFAFKILSQVFNFDHGEVAANPVHLLYVLERQIVREHLPPEVQDRYLGFLKQYLAPRYAEFIGKELQTAYLESYAEYGQNIFDRYVTYADFWIQDQEYRDPDTGEMMNRGALNEELEKIEKPAGISNPKDFRNEIVNFVLRARANNKGSNPRWTSYEKLRVVIEKKMFSNTEELLPVISFNTKASADEKKKHEQFVDRMVEKGYTPKQVRLLSEWYLRVRKAQ; translated from the coding sequence ATGTCGATTTTCGAGCGTTACCGTGCCAGGTATGAGTCCTCGCGTGAAGAGGAAATGGCCCTGAATGAGTATCTCGAGTTGTGCCAGCGCGATCCGCTCGCCTATGCCGGGGCGCCCGAGCGGCTGTTAAGCGCCATCGGCGAGCCGGAACTGGTTGACACCCATGATGATTTGCGCCTGAGCCGCATTTTTCAGAACAAGGTGATTCGCCGCTACCCGGCGTTCCGTGACTTTTATGGCATGGAAGAGTCCATTGAGCAACTGGTATCCTATCTAAAACACGCGGCCCAGGGACTCGAAGAGCGCAAGCAGATTCTCTATCTGCTCGGCCCGGTGGGCGGCGGCAAATCTTCCCTGGCCGAGAAACTCAAAGAGTTGATGGAACAGGTGCCTTTTTATGCTATCAAAGGCTCCCCTGTCTTCGAATCGCCGCTCAGCCTGTTTTCGCCGGAAGAAGACGGACCCATTCTCGAGGAAGACTACGGCATCCCGACACGCTATCTGCGCACCATCATGTCGCCTTGGGCGGTCAAGCGCCTGCAGGAGTACAACGGCGATATTACCCGGTTCAAGGTGGTTAAGCTCTTTCCCTCGATTCTCGAGCAGGTGGCCATCGCCAAGACCGAACCCGGCGATGAGAACAACCAGGACATTTCCTCCCTGGTTGGCAAGGTGGACATCCGCAAACTGGAGCATTTCGCGCAGAACGATGCCGACGCCTACGCCTATTCTGGCGCGCTCTGTCGAGCCAATCAGGGGCTGATGGAATTCGTCGAGATGTTCAAGGCACCCATTAAAGTGCTGCATCCGCTGCTAACGGCGACCCAAGAAGGCAATTACAACCCAACCGAGGGGCTGTCCGCCTTGCCCTTCCAGGGGATCATTCTCGCGCACAGCAATGAATCGGAATGGCAAAGCTTCCGCAATAACAAAAATAACGAGGCCTTTCTCGACCGCGTATATATTGTGAAAGTGCCCTATTGCCTGCGGGTGACCGAGGAAAAGCAGATTTACCAAAAGCTACTGCACAGCAGCTCGCTCAATCAAGCCCCCTGCGCGCCGGGAACGCTCGAGATGATGTCGCGGTTCTCGGTGCTGACGCGCATGAAAGAGCCTGAGAATTCCAGCATCTTCTCCAAAATGCGGGTTTACGATGGCGAGAATCTGAAAGACACCGACCCCAAGGCCAAATCGGTGCAGGAATATCGCGACTATGCTGGCGTCGACGAAGGCATGTCCGGCATTTCCACCCGCTTTGCCTTTAAGATTCTGTCGCAGGTATTTAACTTCGACCATGGCGAGGTTGCCGCCAATCCGGTACACCTGCTCTACGTCCTTGAGCGCCAGATCGTGCGCGAGCATCTGCCACCCGAGGTGCAGGATCGGTATCTCGGCTTTTTGAAACAGTACCTGGCACCACGTTATGCGGAGTTCATCGGCAAGGAACTGCAAACCGCTTATTTGGAATCCTATGCCGAGTATGGTCAGAACATCTTCGACCGCTATGTCACCTATGCCGATTTCTGGATTCAGGATCAAGAATATCGCGATCCCGACACCGGTGAGATGATGAATCGCGGCGCCCTCAACGAGGAGCTCGAAAAAATCGAGAAGCCGGCGGGCATTTCCAACCCCAAGGATTTCCGCAACGAGATTGTGAACTTCGTGTTGCGCGCGCGCGCCAACAACAAGGGCTCCAATCCGCGTTGGACCAGCTACGAAAAGCTGCGGGTGGTGATCGAGAAAAAAATGTTCTCCAACACCGAGGAATTACTGCCGGTGATTTCCTTCAATACCAAGGCATCGGCCGATGAAAAGAAAAAGCACGAGCAATTCGTTGATCGCATGGTGGAAAAAGGCTACACACCCAAGCAGGTTCGGCTGCTCTCTGAATGGTACCTGCGTGTGCGCAAGGCCCAATAA
- a CDS encoding molybdenum cofactor biosynthesis protein MoaE, with the protein MFDVRVQPGAFDPEQEQLTFRERLPGIGAVVSFVGIMRDSSHGQEVREMMLEYYPGMTEKVLQRLLDEARARWSLAGARVIHRVGPLQPADAIVLVLTASTHRGDAFRGCEFLIDALKTQAPFWKRELTPEGPRWVQNREQDALAAERWTSSCQPLN; encoded by the coding sequence ATGTTCGATGTACGGGTACAGCCTGGGGCATTCGATCCCGAGCAGGAGCAGCTCACTTTTCGTGAGCGCCTGCCTGGTATCGGTGCGGTGGTCAGCTTTGTTGGAATCATGAGAGATTCGAGCCATGGGCAGGAGGTGCGAGAAATGATGCTGGAATACTACCCCGGCATGACCGAAAAAGTCTTGCAGCGACTGCTGGATGAGGCACGCGCCCGCTGGTCGCTTGCCGGTGCGCGCGTCATTCATCGAGTCGGCCCCCTGCAGCCCGCCGATGCCATTGTGCTTGTGTTGACTGCCAGCACCCACCGCGGCGATGCTTTTCGTGGCTGCGAGTTTCTTATCGACGCACTCAAAACCCAAGCCCCGTTCTGGAAACGCGAACTCACACCCGAGGGTCCCCGTTGGGTCCAAAACCGCGAGCAGGATGCCTTGGCGGCAGAGCGATGGACATCCTCATGTCAGCCATTGAATTAG
- a CDS encoding diguanylate cyclase, whose translation MRSQLRLLIPSALLFVWLVGLFHYIIDLERERLAQDRREQVSLELTDFMVRLESELNANVFLVNGLIAHIAAVQRIDEEQIQIALQTLFELGRHVRNVGIAPGNRISHVYPLAGNESAIGLYYPEHPKQWPEVRAAIECRCTVLAGPVELFQGGQGLISRTPVFLGDSHYWGMISLVLDFDSLFAAVGLTPQVRGIRFALRKVPASKLENTQKLPFFGNPDLFTTDSLRRWMMVPGGSWEIAAKPVAGWQAKSVLLNLATWMGLIFAAVMAGLLWAYLSNRQQVIFSERRLRTILATTHDGMIVIDAKGRILEFNPAAERMFGYKAQELLGGSVNQLMPENDARQHDHYVRASSVPANRTRKMSGREIEGQRSDGTRFPLEITVGHAEMAGQRLFVGVLRDISERKDIEAKLIRLATTDSLTGTLNRRAFLESAEDSWQLAIRHHRPLSLLLIDADHFKQVNDTYGHQIGDQALQSLADSVRKCLRNRDRLGRFGGEEFIVLLPETEYAQAIHVAERLLSTVRAVRILVAGREPLAVTISIGLATREPTLARLDDLIRRADEALYRAKHEGRDRICAWKAS comes from the coding sequence ATGCGTTCGCAACTGCGTTTGTTGATTCCAAGTGCCCTGCTATTTGTCTGGCTGGTCGGTCTTTTTCATTACATCATCGACCTCGAACGCGAGCGACTCGCTCAGGATCGGCGCGAACAGGTTTCCCTGGAGTTGACCGATTTCATGGTGCGCCTTGAATCGGAGCTTAATGCCAATGTGTTTCTTGTCAATGGCTTAATCGCGCATATCGCAGCGGTCCAAAGAATTGACGAGGAGCAGATTCAAATTGCGTTGCAAACGCTATTCGAACTGGGTCGCCATGTGCGCAATGTCGGCATTGCACCTGGCAACCGGATTTCCCACGTTTATCCCCTTGCCGGGAATGAATCGGCAATAGGTCTGTATTATCCAGAGCATCCCAAGCAGTGGCCGGAGGTGCGCGCGGCGATTGAGTGTCGCTGTACCGTTCTTGCCGGCCCTGTCGAACTCTTTCAAGGTGGTCAAGGATTGATTAGCCGCACGCCAGTCTTTCTTGGCGACAGCCACTACTGGGGGATGATCAGTCTGGTACTGGATTTCGACAGCCTTTTTGCCGCGGTTGGACTGACACCGCAAGTGCGCGGCATTCGCTTCGCGCTGCGCAAGGTTCCGGCAAGCAAGCTGGAAAATACCCAAAAGCTGCCATTTTTTGGCAATCCCGATCTGTTCACGACGGATTCCCTGCGCCGCTGGATGATGGTTCCTGGCGGCTCTTGGGAAATTGCGGCCAAACCCGTCGCGGGCTGGCAAGCAAAATCTGTCTTGCTCAATCTTGCCACCTGGATGGGTCTGATCTTCGCGGCTGTCATGGCAGGACTGCTGTGGGCGTATTTAAGCAATCGCCAACAGGTCATATTCAGCGAGCGGCGTTTGCGCACCATCCTTGCCACGACCCACGATGGCATGATCGTGATCGACGCGAAAGGCAGAATTCTGGAATTCAATCCTGCGGCAGAACGCATGTTCGGTTACAAAGCACAAGAGTTACTTGGCGGCTCGGTCAATCAACTCATGCCAGAAAACGATGCGCGCCAGCATGACCATTATGTGCGCGCATCCTCCGTCCCCGCCAATCGTACGCGCAAGATGAGCGGACGGGAGATCGAAGGGCAAAGAAGCGATGGAACGCGCTTTCCGCTCGAGATCACCGTGGGTCATGCCGAGATGGCCGGACAACGCTTGTTTGTCGGAGTATTGCGCGACATCAGCGAACGCAAGGACATCGAAGCCAAACTCATCCGTCTGGCCACCACCGACAGCCTGACGGGGACACTCAATCGGCGCGCCTTTCTGGAAAGCGCCGAGGATAGCTGGCAATTGGCCATCAGACATCATCGCCCGCTCTCCTTGCTACTGATTGATGCTGATCATTTCAAACAAGTCAATGATACCTATGGACACCAAATTGGTGATCAAGCGTTGCAGTCCCTTGCGGATAGTGTGCGCAAGTGTCTGCGCAACCGCGACCGACTTGGGCGTTTTGGCGGTGAGGAGTTTATCGTTTTGCTGCCGGAGACAGAATACGCACAGGCCATCCATGTGGCCGAGCGATTACTCAGCACAGTTCGCGCCGTACGAATTTTGGTGGCTGGTCGAGAACCGCTCGCAGTGACGATCAGCATCGGACTAGCTACGCGCGAACCGACCCTGGCACGCCTCGACGATCTGATTCGACGCGCCGACGAGGCGCTTTATCGCGCCAAGCACGAGGGTCGGGATCGTATATGCGCATGGAAGGCATCTTGA
- the ppx gene encoding exopolyphosphatase → MDPLSDKAVEDAGETFAALDLGSNSFHLLIARSDGGTLKVIDRYKEMVRLGEGLTESRDLRPDVAERALACLERIGQRLRALKPANVRVVGTNTLRQLRNGADFLARAEAAVGQPIEVIAGREEARLIYLGVAHGLAIGDEKRLVIDIGGGSTELIVGHGFTPLLRESLHMGCVSMSQRFFNDGRITLERMDRAELVAAIQIRPVRELFRQSGWETATGSSGTIKAIATVLAGEGWCHEGICAAGLTQLREALIDCGERDKLSFKGLSDRRRPVFAGGVGVLRALFQNLAIEHMHVSDQALREGVIYELIGRIHHEDVRERTVATLCRRFDVDQEQAERVRHTALQLYDQLGESWKLNRHEYACMLGWAAQLHEIGLAVSHSQYQKHGAYLLRNADLSGFTRQEQEVLATLVMSHRRKVPKEAFASLPEGKRDCARRLCVLLRLAVLIHRGRSASAKPNPILTADNATLSLCFPDNWLAKHPLSRLELEEESERLSQVGISLAFC, encoded by the coding sequence ATGGATCCACTGAGCGACAAGGCGGTCGAGGACGCAGGCGAGACCTTCGCCGCGCTGGACCTGGGCTCCAACTCCTTTCATCTGCTCATCGCGCGCAGCGATGGCGGAACACTCAAGGTCATTGATCGCTATAAAGAGATGGTCCGCTTGGGCGAGGGGCTGACCGAGAGTAGGGACTTGCGCCCGGACGTGGCGGAACGCGCGCTGGCCTGCCTGGAACGCATCGGCCAGCGACTGCGCGCACTCAAGCCCGCCAATGTGCGGGTGGTGGGCACCAATACGCTCCGCCAATTGCGCAACGGCGCGGATTTTCTCGCACGTGCCGAAGCAGCCGTGGGGCAACCCATCGAAGTGATCGCCGGGCGCGAGGAAGCGAGACTGATTTACCTGGGTGTCGCCCACGGACTGGCCATCGGCGATGAAAAGCGACTGGTGATCGATATCGGCGGTGGCAGCACCGAACTGATCGTTGGTCATGGCTTTACCCCGCTGCTGCGCGAGAGTTTGCACATGGGCTGTGTCAGCATGTCGCAACGTTTTTTCAACGACGGGCGCATTACCCTGGAGCGCATGGATCGCGCCGAGTTGGTCGCGGCCATTCAAATCCGCCCGGTGCGAGAACTCTTCCGCCAATCAGGCTGGGAGACGGCCACTGGCAGTTCCGGCACCATCAAAGCCATTGCCACCGTCCTCGCCGGCGAGGGCTGGTGTCATGAAGGCATTTGCGCCGCCGGACTGACCCAACTGCGTGAAGCCCTCATTGACTGCGGCGAGCGCGACAAACTCAGCTTCAAAGGCCTGAGTGACAGGCGCCGCCCAGTCTTTGCCGGCGGTGTCGGCGTGCTGCGCGCGCTCTTTCAGAACCTGGCCATTGAGCACATGCACGTATCCGACCAGGCGCTGCGCGAGGGCGTGATTTATGAGCTCATCGGACGCATCCATCACGAGGATGTGCGCGAGCGAACCGTGGCTACCCTGTGCCGTCGCTTCGATGTTGATCAAGAGCAGGCCGAACGCGTTCGACACACGGCCTTGCAACTCTATGACCAACTTGGCGAAAGCTGGAAGCTCAATCGCCACGAATACGCCTGCATGCTCGGCTGGGCAGCGCAGTTGCACGAGATCGGCCTGGCTGTTTCCCATAGCCAATATCAAAAGCACGGTGCCTACCTGCTGCGCAACGCGGATCTCTCCGGCTTTACCCGCCAGGAGCAGGAGGTGCTCGCCACCCTGGTCATGTCGCATCGGAGAAAAGTCCCCAAAGAGGCCTTTGCCTCGCTACCCGAGGGGAAAAGAGACTGCGCGCGCCGGCTCTGCGTGTTACTGCGCCTCGCTGTTCTCATCCATCGCGGCCGCTCGGCAAGCGCCAAACCCAACCCAATACTCACCGCCGACAATGCCACCCTGTCACTCTGCTTCCCCGACAACTGGCTTGCCAAGCATCCGCTATCGCGCCTGGAACTCGAGGAAGAATCAGAACGCCTGAGCCAGGTTGGTATCAGCCTGGCGTTCTGCTGA